The following proteins come from a genomic window of Thermoproteus sp.:
- a CDS encoding TldD/PmbA family protein produces the protein MEELMKRAVDFGMSLGAKYVEVRWQVDAGRWAGYRNGQFEFSGSAKSEGISVRAIADGGLGFAAAHRLGLSDILAAVERAVKLARAAGRMRRRPVELSEERLASVRYELPPIELDLERYLAELDSRVDKRVSVRRLIGGVWTTEKRVVTSDGADVYSKVPRVFVFGVFIAHEPSRGSLQRDVSAGGTSARSLRGFEEVVEAESKKAVELLDRARAVSPGRYDVVFSPEMAGIFVHESVGHPFELDRIFGREGAEAGESYVKPDRLKVKIGSELVNIVDDPTIPDAYGFYLVDEEGVPARPKRLVVRGEANEFITNRQYAAAVGGHSNAAARASAFDREPIPRMSNTYLAPGDWKPEEIIRDTKRGIYVASYTEWNIDDLRLEGRYGFFEAYLIENGELKEPVRGFLEVNTIELWSNVDAVGKDFELYVGTCGKGNPSQGVPVTMGGPTFRSKNLLVLP, from the coding sequence ATGGAAGAGCTAATGAAGAGGGCAGTGGACTTCGGCATGTCCCTCGGCGCCAAATACGTCGAGGTCAGATGGCAGGTAGACGCAGGCAGGTGGGCCGGGTATAGAAACGGCCAGTTCGAGTTCTCCGGCTCCGCGAAGTCCGAGGGGATATCCGTCAGGGCGATAGCGGACGGAGGCCTCGGCTTCGCCGCGGCCCATAGGCTCGGCCTTTCGGACATCTTGGCGGCTGTCGAGAGGGCGGTGAAACTCGCGCGGGCGGCCGGGAGGATGCGGAGGAGGCCCGTCGAGCTCTCGGAGGAGAGGCTGGCTTCCGTGAGGTACGAGCTCCCGCCCATAGAGCTGGACCTAGAGCGATATCTCGCCGAGCTGGACTCCCGAGTCGACAAGAGGGTCTCCGTAAGGAGGCTCATCGGGGGCGTCTGGACCACCGAGAAGCGTGTAGTCACCAGCGACGGCGCGGACGTCTACAGCAAGGTGCCGCGGGTCTTCGTCTTCGGGGTCTTCATAGCCCACGAGCCCTCTAGGGGGAGCCTCCAGAGGGACGTCTCGGCGGGAGGGACTTCGGCCAGATCGCTAAGGGGCTTCGAGGAGGTCGTGGAGGCCGAGTCCAAAAAGGCGGTGGAGCTCCTAGATAGAGCCAGGGCGGTATCGCCTGGAAGGTACGACGTGGTGTTCTCGCCCGAGATGGCCGGCATATTCGTGCACGAGTCGGTGGGCCACCCCTTCGAGCTCGATAGGATATTCGGGAGGGAGGGGGCGGAGGCCGGGGAGTCCTACGTGAAGCCCGACAGGCTGAAGGTCAAAATAGGGAGCGAGCTCGTCAACATAGTGGACGACCCCACGATCCCCGACGCGTACGGATTCTACTTGGTGGACGAAGAGGGTGTCCCCGCCAGGCCTAAAAGGCTGGTGGTAAGGGGCGAGGCCAACGAGTTCATAACTAATAGGCAATACGCGGCGGCGGTGGGGGGCCACAGCAACGCGGCCGCCAGGGCGTCGGCCTTCGACAGAGAGCCTATACCCAGGATGTCCAACACCTATTTAGCGCCGGGGGACTGGAAGCCGGAAGAGATAATTAGGGACACCAAGAGGGGCATCTACGTGGCGTCTTACACCGAATGGAATATCGACGACTTGAGGCTCGAGGGGAGGTACGGCTTCTTCGAGGCGTACCTAATAGAGAACGGCGAGTTGAAGGAGCCGGTGAGGGGCTTCCTAGAGGTCAACACCATAGAGCTCTGGAGCAACGTGGACGCAGTGGGGAAGGACTTCGAGCTCTACGTGGGCACTTGCGGCAAGGGCAACCCCTCGCAAGGAGTCCCTGTGACCATGGGCGGGCCGACCTTTAGGAGCAAAAACCTCTTGGTGTTGCCATGA